The following proteins are encoded in a genomic region of Bernardetia sp. MNP-M8:
- a CDS encoding MarR family transcriptional regulator, with product MSSSKTKIMTNGSKTNSDKKSDSFSDNSLIDRKKRRSVDFAIKASWLSIAKMYNMIGGEHGITHSTGFVLLNIDQEKGSPATKIAPLMGMEARSLTRILKSMEEEGLIVRQSDSEDRRKVMICLTNEGKLRREAARQSVKTFNQQIFDKISPEKMENFFEVIEHINRTAERNLSQKNDFIQDVRTKVEDAQKNNFQK from the coding sequence ATGAGTAGTAGCAAAACCAAGATAATGACAAATGGTAGCAAAACAAATTCTGATAAAAAATCTGATTCTTTTTCAGATAATTCTTTAATAGATAGAAAAAAAAGACGTTCTGTCGATTTTGCCATCAAAGCATCTTGGTTATCGATTGCCAAAATGTACAATATGATAGGTGGCGAACACGGAATTACACACTCAACAGGATTTGTTTTATTAAATATAGACCAAGAAAAAGGCTCTCCTGCTACCAAAATAGCTCCCCTTATGGGAATGGAAGCACGTTCATTGACACGTATACTCAAATCGATGGAAGAAGAAGGTTTAATTGTTCGTCAAAGTGATAGCGAAGACCGTAGAAAAGTAATGATTTGTCTGACCAATGAAGGAAAACTAAGAAGAGAAGCTGCTAGACAATCTGTAAAAACATTTAATCAACAGATTTTTGATAAAATTTCTCCAGAAAAAATGGAAAACTTTTTTGAAGTAATCGAACATATCAACCGAACTGCTGAAAGAAACCTTTCTCAAAAAAATGATTTTATACAAGATGTTCGTACAAAGGTAGAAGATGCACAAAAAAATAATTTTCAGAAATAG
- a CDS encoding M42 family metallopeptidase, whose product MNIEKIDIELLSRLTSVAGAPGYEDRIREQIQKEIKDYVDEMSVDNLGNLIALKKGTHSDSSENKKVMVDAHMDEIAFMVTHIDNEGFVRFHPLGGFDPKTLTAQRVIVHGKKDMLGVLGTKAIHMMTAEERKKSAELDDYFVDLGLPKEEVEKFVSIGDTITRERDLVEIGNTISTKSLDNRIAVYILVETLKNLEATPFDVYAVFSVQEEVGLRGALVATRNIDPDFAICLDTTVTNDMPSVSPQKRVTELGKGTGIKIIDSQTICDPRMVDFLKATADRESLKWQAEVLPAGGTNTASLQRGGSGSIAGAISIPTRYLHQVTEMVHKEDVLASTRLLMAALETMDKYNWDR is encoded by the coding sequence ATGAATATTGAAAAAATAGATATTGAATTATTATCTCGTCTTACAAGTGTAGCTGGCGCACCTGGTTATGAAGACCGAATTCGTGAACAAATTCAGAAAGAAATAAAAGACTATGTCGACGAAATGAGTGTCGATAATTTGGGTAACTTGATTGCTCTAAAAAAAGGAACACATTCAGATTCTTCTGAAAATAAAAAAGTAATGGTGGATGCCCACATGGACGAAATTGCTTTTATGGTTACTCATATCGATAACGAAGGCTTTGTTCGCTTCCATCCACTAGGAGGTTTTGACCCTAAAACTCTGACAGCTCAACGTGTTATTGTTCATGGAAAAAAAGATATGTTAGGCGTTTTGGGAACAAAAGCAATTCACATGATGACGGCTGAAGAGAGAAAAAAATCGGCTGAACTAGATGATTATTTTGTTGATTTGGGTTTACCTAAAGAAGAAGTAGAAAAATTTGTTTCTATTGGAGATACTATCACTAGAGAAAGAGATTTAGTAGAAATTGGAAATACAATATCGACTAAATCATTAGATAACAGAATTGCAGTTTATATTTTGGTAGAGACTTTGAAAAATTTAGAGGCAACTCCATTCGATGTCTATGCTGTTTTTTCTGTGCAAGAAGAAGTTGGTTTGCGTGGAGCTTTGGTAGCAACTCGTAATATTGACCCAGATTTTGCCATTTGTTTGGATACAACAGTAACTAATGATATGCCAAGTGTTTCTCCACAAAAACGAGTAACTGAACTTGGAAAAGGTACAGGAATTAAAATCATTGATTCTCAAACAATTTGCGACCCTAGAATGGTAGATTTCTTGAAAGCAACGGCTGACAGAGAAAGTTTGAAATGGCAAGCTGAAGTTTTACCTGCTGGTGGAACTAACACAGCTTCTTTGCAACGTGGAGGAAGTGGTTCTATTGCTGGAGCAATTTCAATTCCTACCCGTTATCTACATCAAGTAACTGAAATGGTTCATAAAGAAGATGTTTTGGCAAGCACAAGACTTCTTATGGCTGCTTTAGAAACTATGGATAAATATAATTGGGACAGATAA
- a CDS encoding trigger factor, with translation MEIKLEKKNETNAFIHVSVKEEDYKAKFDKKIEDYRKQASIKGFRPGKAPMSLVKKMIGKEVRMDEVNDVVTKGVSDYIQAEKLDLLGAPIPQAEDVDFAKSKDFEFSYEIGLVPDFDYDISEKVVADNYKIDITTKEVDTYIDNLRTRFGTVENPEESDKDDFVYGEIFQMSKDEEGNETKSFSVETLIPTNKLAESQVDKFIGVKGGDTFTFVMEEALPNERERGFALGLEKEDAAKLSGEFTMAVESITRRIPAVMDEEFFKKVGAYKPVEPKLVTEGEEAQQELEEQNEPEVMNEEEFRNEIMTRLKEDYAKEGEALTDIYIRRDLIENTKIDLPDEFLKRWLAFANEGKFSKEQIEEEYPEFIKEMKWSLIQNRILKEKEVEITREDIMAEARKEVQNMMMRMGGGMQLPEAQMDNMAESFLKAEDGKHYQQIATQAMRNRSMQAIRESVSLKDKVVTEEEFAKIAESL, from the coding sequence GTGGAAATTAAGTTAGAAAAAAAGAACGAAACAAATGCTTTTATTCATGTTTCGGTAAAAGAAGAAGATTACAAGGCTAAATTTGATAAAAAAATAGAAGATTATCGTAAACAAGCTTCTATTAAAGGTTTTCGCCCAGGAAAAGCTCCTATGAGTTTAGTGAAAAAGATGATAGGAAAAGAAGTAAGAATGGACGAAGTGAATGATGTAGTAACTAAAGGAGTAAGTGATTATATTCAAGCAGAAAAATTAGATTTATTGGGCGCACCAATTCCACAAGCCGAAGATGTAGATTTTGCAAAATCAAAAGATTTTGAGTTTTCTTACGAAATTGGTTTAGTTCCTGATTTTGATTATGATATTTCTGAAAAAGTGGTAGCTGATAATTATAAAATTGATATTACTACAAAAGAAGTAGATACATACATTGATAATCTTCGTACTCGTTTTGGAACAGTAGAAAACCCAGAAGAATCTGATAAAGATGATTTTGTATACGGAGAAATTTTCCAAATGAGTAAAGATGAAGAAGGAAATGAAACAAAATCTTTTTCAGTAGAAACACTTATACCAACAAATAAATTAGCTGAATCTCAAGTAGATAAATTTATTGGTGTAAAAGGTGGTGATACATTTACTTTTGTAATGGAAGAAGCACTTCCAAATGAAAGAGAAAGAGGCTTTGCATTAGGATTAGAAAAAGAAGACGCAGCCAAACTTTCAGGAGAATTTACAATGGCAGTAGAAAGTATTACACGTCGTATTCCTGCTGTAATGGATGAAGAATTTTTCAAAAAAGTAGGTGCTTATAAACCAGTAGAACCAAAATTAGTAACAGAAGGAGAAGAAGCTCAACAAGAATTAGAAGAGCAAAACGAACCTGAAGTAATGAATGAAGAAGAATTTCGTAATGAAATTATGACTCGTTTGAAAGAAGATTATGCTAAAGAAGGTGAAGCACTTACAGATATTTATATTCGTAGAGATTTGATTGAAAACACTAAAATAGATCTTCCTGACGAGTTTTTGAAGCGTTGGTTGGCTTTTGCTAATGAAGGCAAATTCAGTAAAGAACAAATTGAAGAAGAGTATCCAGAATTCATAAAAGAAATGAAATGGTCGCTTATTCAGAATCGTATTTTGAAAGAAAAAGAAGTAGAGATTACTAGAGAAGATATTATGGCTGAAGCTCGCAAAGAAGTTCAGAACATGATGATGCGTATGGGTGGTGGAATGCAACTTCCAGAAGCTCAAATGGATAACATGGCTGAGAGTTTCTTAAAAGCTGAGGATGGTAAACATTATCAACAAATTGCTACTCAAGCTATGCGTAATCGTTCTATGCAAGCTATTCGTGAATCAGTTTCTCTGAAAGACAAAGTAGTGACTGAAGAAGAATTTGCTAAAATTGCTGAATCACTTTAA
- a CDS encoding MlaD family protein: MKNISKEFKVGLLVVVAGALLYLGFNFLKGRDFFSSDNTFYTFYDDIDGLTISNQIIVNGYAVGRVDGIELLPNQGNKLMVTLKIKKDIGVTEGSIPTLADGGLLGGKQINLILGKGKVLESGDTLQSDVELGLAAMVAEKAGPLAQNIDSTALVLKNMLVKYEAMSGSVAEILDNTKMTTASINGILEDNRQQLRNITANLAALTSSLKDTEAQFKPIIAKLNTFAESLNELEIGEISKKSNELLAELNKTTQAINNADGSLGKLIHSDSLYQQLNYTVSDLDRLLIDLREHPQRYVHLSVFGRKENKNNKKDEDKDKEGK, encoded by the coding sequence GTGAAAAATATATCCAAAGAATTTAAAGTTGGTTTGCTCGTAGTAGTAGCTGGCGCATTGTTGTATTTAGGTTTTAATTTTTTGAAAGGGCGTGATTTTTTTAGTAGCGATAATACTTTCTATACTTTTTATGATGATATTGATGGGCTGACTATTTCTAATCAGATTATTGTAAATGGCTATGCTGTTGGACGTGTTGATGGAATCGAACTACTTCCCAATCAAGGAAATAAATTAATGGTTACACTAAAAATCAAAAAAGATATTGGAGTTACAGAGGGTTCTATTCCTACACTTGCTGATGGAGGTCTTTTGGGTGGAAAGCAAATTAATCTTATTTTAGGAAAAGGAAAAGTTTTAGAGTCTGGAGATACACTACAAAGTGATGTAGAATTAGGTTTGGCAGCTATGGTAGCAGAAAAAGCAGGTCCTTTGGCTCAAAATATAGATTCAACAGCTCTAGTTTTAAAAAATATGCTTGTAAAGTATGAAGCTATGAGTGGAAGTGTTGCAGAAATATTAGATAATACAAAAATGACAACAGCAAGTATTAATGGTATTTTGGAAGATAATCGTCAGCAACTTAGAAATATTACAGCCAATTTAGCAGCACTTACTTCTTCATTGAAAGATACAGAGGCGCAATTCAAACCAATTATTGCAAAACTAAATACATTTGCAGAATCTCTTAATGAATTAGAGATTGGTGAAATTAGCAAGAAAAGCAATGAACTTCTAGCAGAATTAAATAAAACAACACAAGCTATAAATAATGCTGATGGTTCTTTAGGAAAACTTATTCATAGCGATTCGCTTTATCAACAGCTCAATTATACTGTTTCAGATTTGGATAGATTACTCATTGATTTGAGAGAACACCCACAACGATATGTCCATTTGTCTGTCTTTGGAAGAAAAGAAAATAAAAATAATAAAAAAGATGAAGACAAAGACAAAGAAGGTAAATAA
- the tsaB gene encoding tRNA (adenosine(37)-N6)-threonylcarbamoyltransferase complex dimerization subunit type 1 TsaB, protein MILSIETSIHICSVALHDLEGNLLALHELHEQRKHAERLTLLVEAVLNTTQTKFSELKAIAVGSGAGSYTGLRIGVSTAKGLCTGLNIPLIGIPSLQAWSLSMIDLANDLENQALEKVEKEQKIKTKYLLCPLMDARRMEVFTAIFDTELNYILNDTALVIDEDSFGKQLSENKILFFGDNEEKLHKCKAVINNPNAIFISNKLPSAKEIGKLAIKKFNQQDFEDLAYFEPNYGKEFYTTAKQLPVTNY, encoded by the coding sequence ATGATTTTAAGTATCGAAACTTCTATCCATATTTGTTCAGTTGCATTGCATGACTTGGAAGGAAATTTACTTGCCTTACACGAACTCCACGAGCAAAGAAAACATGCCGAACGCCTTACTCTTTTAGTAGAAGCTGTTTTGAATACTACTCAAACAAAATTTTCAGAGTTAAAAGCCATTGCAGTAGGTTCGGGTGCAGGCTCTTATACAGGCTTACGAATTGGTGTTTCGACAGCAAAAGGGCTTTGTACAGGTCTAAATATTCCCCTTATCGGAATTCCTTCATTACAGGCGTGGTCTTTATCTATGATTGATTTGGCAAATGATTTGGAGAATCAGGCTTTAGAAAAAGTTGAAAAAGAACAAAAAATAAAAACAAAGTATCTACTTTGTCCTTTAATGGATGCTCGTCGTATGGAAGTTTTTACTGCTATTTTTGATACAGAATTAAATTATATCTTAAATGATACAGCTTTAGTTATTGATGAGGATAGTTTTGGTAAACAACTTTCTGAAAACAAAATCTTATTTTTTGGAGATAATGAAGAGAAATTACACAAGTGTAAAGCAGTCATAAATAATCCAAATGCCATTTTTATTTCCAATAAATTGCCTTCTGCTAAAGAAATAGGGAAATTAGCAATTAAGAAATTTAATCAACAAGATTTTGAAGATTTGGCTTATTTCGAACCTAATTATGGCAAAGAATTTTATACAACAGCCAAACAGTTACCAGTTACCAATTATTAG
- a CDS encoding BamA/TamA family outer membrane protein: protein MKKNLLLFLIFSFFIGLVSCVPTKNLAPNEKLLYNQKIEGTDKVDSDELAVYYRQQPNRRILSLPITPYLYFYYLGKSNYTTQDSLNFIKDKQELELKYDKKLAEYENATTQKEINKRNRIRNKYDKKLLKANDKIENGNWFMRSLGEKPTVFDTTLMQQTADQMNLALRQKGYFSNTVTPQISYHRNDSQKVVVTYQVHEGKAQRIRNIDYQIQDSTIQQLIFSDSSNRLFNQNTRYNESKLAAERERITTHLRNNGYFDFTKQFVFFDVDSLIQDAPFQSDITIAIENPLPTLKDKNRKHIRFIVDSVKMIIDGNVFGAVQSTPNRSRYDSIKYAEYKQSYSKRVLNNKIQLRPNEYYSQEHEAQTQRSLTQLNMFRFVNMRHDTTGGKFVTTIFANSHTKYNLSLEGGVGLNVSQIIPGPFFSVSLLNRNTFGGGELLEFNGRGAIEYQAAIQGLDINLNQTLRTQQFNFSTNLTLPQFVFPFSKKIQQRFGKYNARTQFQIGFANTDRPEYTRTNAEFAMRYNWNKIPYKTYQIDAIDVLLTNTTRINEVFLENLEELAANGNNLIFNFSRSLTTTVGGSYTYNDNLFDRKVARYFRQFAEYGGTFLSLTNRNRLDSTQVLSDTLTFYRFFRTDTDLRYYKPIGKKSVLAYRARLGIAKPFGRESILPYERYFFVGGGNSLRAWRPRRLGPGSYSPRLANGDYDTRFEQPGELLLELSFEWRRDLMKYVETAVFFDAGNVWMISNDNARPNSEFAFDRFWKEIALNTGLGLRLDFSFLIVRADVGIRLYDPTLPLSERWVGNKLFQSPFQNSAVNIAIGYPF, encoded by the coding sequence GTGAAAAAAAATCTTCTTCTCTTTCTTATTTTCTCATTTTTTATAGGTTTGGTTTCTTGTGTTCCCACAAAAAATCTTGCGCCCAATGAAAAGCTATTATATAATCAGAAAATAGAAGGAACTGATAAAGTAGATTCAGATGAACTAGCTGTTTATTATCGTCAGCAGCCTAACAGACGAATTTTATCTTTACCAATTACTCCTTATTTATATTTTTATTATTTGGGGAAAAGTAATTATACAACTCAAGACTCTTTAAACTTTATAAAAGATAAGCAAGAATTAGAATTAAAATATGATAAAAAATTAGCAGAATATGAAAATGCGACTACTCAAAAAGAAATCAATAAAAGAAATAGAATTAGGAATAAATATGATAAAAAATTACTCAAAGCCAATGATAAAATAGAAAATGGAAACTGGTTTATGCGTTCGTTAGGGGAAAAACCTACTGTTTTTGACACAACTTTAATGCAACAGACAGCCGACCAAATGAACTTAGCATTGCGTCAGAAAGGTTATTTTTCTAATACTGTAACTCCCCAAATTTCTTATCATAGAAATGATTCTCAAAAAGTAGTTGTTACTTACCAAGTACATGAAGGAAAAGCACAGCGAATTCGAAATATAGACTATCAAATTCAAGATTCTACTATTCAACAACTCATTTTTTCAGATAGCAGTAATCGACTCTTTAATCAAAACACGAGATACAATGAATCTAAATTAGCAGCAGAAAGAGAACGCATAACAACTCATTTGAGAAATAATGGATACTTTGATTTTACAAAACAGTTCGTTTTTTTTGATGTAGATTCACTCATACAAGATGCTCCCTTTCAATCTGATATTACGATTGCTATCGAAAATCCATTACCTACTCTCAAAGATAAAAACAGAAAACATATACGTTTTATAGTAGATTCTGTAAAAATGATTATTGATGGAAATGTATTTGGAGCAGTTCAGAGTACGCCCAATCGGTCAAGATATGATAGCATAAAATATGCAGAATACAAGCAAAGCTATTCAAAAAGGGTTTTGAATAATAAGATTCAGCTTCGTCCGAATGAATATTATAGCCAAGAGCATGAAGCACAAACACAACGTTCACTTACTCAACTAAACATGTTTCGTTTTGTAAATATGCGTCATGACACAACAGGAGGAAAGTTTGTTACTACCATTTTTGCTAATTCGCATACCAAATATAATCTTTCTTTGGAAGGAGGAGTAGGGCTAAATGTGAGTCAGATTATACCAGGTCCTTTTTTTAGTGTTTCATTGCTCAACAGAAATACGTTTGGAGGAGGTGAGTTGTTAGAGTTTAATGGACGTGGTGCTATCGAATATCAAGCAGCTATTCAAGGATTAGATATAAATTTAAATCAGACACTTCGAACCCAACAGTTTAATTTTAGCACCAATCTTACTCTTCCTCAATTTGTATTTCCTTTCTCCAAGAAAATACAACAGCGTTTTGGAAAGTACAATGCAAGGACACAGTTTCAAATAGGTTTTGCCAACACAGACAGACCCGAATATACACGTACAAATGCTGAATTTGCGATGCGTTATAATTGGAATAAAATACCTTATAAAACTTATCAAATTGATGCTATTGATGTTCTGCTTACCAATACCACACGAATAAACGAGGTTTTTTTAGAAAATTTAGAAGAATTGGCTGCTAATGGAAATAATTTGATATTTAATTTTAGCCGTTCGCTTACTACTACTGTTGGTGGAAGTTATACCTATAATGATAATTTATTTGATAGAAAAGTAGCTCGTTATTTTAGACAGTTTGCTGAATATGGAGGAACTTTTCTGAGTTTGACTAATAGAAATAGATTAGATTCAACTCAAGTATTAAGTGATACACTTACATTTTATCGTTTTTTTAGAACAGATACAGATTTGAGATACTATAAGCCTATAGGTAAAAAAAGTGTTTTGGCATATCGTGCTCGTTTGGGAATTGCCAAACCATTTGGTAGAGAAAGTATATTGCCTTATGAACGCTACTTTTTTGTAGGTGGGGGAAATAGTTTGAGAGCATGGAGACCTAGAAGATTAGGACCTGGTTCATATTCTCCACGTCTTGCAAATGGAGATTATGATACTCGCTTCGAACAACCAGGAGAACTTTTGTTAGAACTTTCCTTTGAATGGCGACGAGATTTGATGAAATATGTTGAAACGGCTGTTTTCTTTGATGCAGGAAATGTTTGGATGATTTCGAATGATAATGCAAGACCAAATTCTGAATTTGCTTTTGACCGTTTTTGGAAAGAAATAGCACTTAATACGGGATTAGGATTACGACTAGATTTTTCTTTTTTGATTGTTCGTGCTGATGTCGGAATTCGATTGTACGACCCTACACTACCACTTTCTGAGCGTTGGGTAGGCAATAAACTCTTTCAAAGTCCTTTTCAAAACTCTGCTGTAAATATTGCTATTGGTTATCCTTTTTAA
- the rfaE2 gene encoding D-glycero-beta-D-manno-heptose 1-phosphate adenylyltransferase produces MKPTSSKIYNSIENLQKKVEIWKFNNQNVVFTNGCFDILHLGHIDYLEKSAALGKKLVIGVNTDASVKTLNKGKERPINDEYARMRLLAALSFVDAVILFGEPTPLEIITALKPNILVKGNDYTIENIVGADVVLKNGGEVKTIELVEGYSTTKIIDKILKG; encoded by the coding sequence ATGAAACCAACTTCTAGTAAAATTTATAATTCTATCGAAAATCTTCAAAAAAAGGTTGAGATATGGAAATTTAATAATCAAAATGTAGTCTTTACAAACGGTTGTTTTGATATTTTACACTTAGGTCATATTGACTATTTAGAAAAATCAGCTGCATTAGGTAAAAAGCTGGTTATTGGAGTAAATACAGATGCTTCAGTCAAAACTTTAAATAAAGGAAAAGAACGTCCTATTAATGATGAATATGCAAGAATGCGACTTTTGGCTGCCCTCAGTTTTGTTGATGCTGTTATTTTATTTGGAGAACCAACACCTTTAGAAATTATTACAGCTCTTAAGCCTAATATTTTGGTAAAAGGCAATGATTATACAATAGAAAATATTGTTGGGGCTGATGTAGTTTTGAAAAATGGAGGAGAGGTCAAAACAATAGAACTTGTAGAAGGATATTCTACAACAAAAATTATTGATAAAATTTTGAAAGGATAA
- a CDS encoding trimeric intracellular cation channel family protein: protein MENISQTDFTILLDLFGTFAFAISGIRLASGKQMDWFGAYIIGLVTAIGGGTLRDLLLDITPFWILDAKYFLTTGIALIATLLFKDKLFKWGSALFMFDTIGLGLFTIVGITKSIDAGLPIWVCIVMGSITGSVGGIIRDILLNEVPLLFRKDIYALSCIAGGGVYFICDYFNLLTGVTEIIAALTVIIVRLIVVKFHIHLPQLQPLDTKKE, encoded by the coding sequence ATGGAAAATATTTCACAAACTGATTTCACTATACTATTAGATCTTTTTGGCACATTTGCCTTTGCAATTAGTGGTATTAGATTGGCATCAGGAAAACAAATGGACTGGTTTGGAGCATACATTATTGGACTGGTAACTGCAATTGGGGGAGGAACATTGAGAGATCTGCTGCTTGATATAACTCCCTTTTGGATATTGGATGCAAAATATTTTCTAACTACAGGAATTGCTCTTATTGCTACATTATTATTTAAAGATAAATTATTCAAATGGGGCAGTGCTTTATTCATGTTTGATACGATTGGACTTGGCTTGTTTACTATAGTTGGTATAACCAAAAGTATTGATGCAGGACTTCCTATTTGGGTGTGTATTGTCATGGGAAGCATCACTGGTTCTGTAGGTGGTATTATTAGAGACATACTGCTAAATGAAGTCCCTTTGTTATTTCGTAAAGATATTTATGCGCTTTCTTGCATTGCTGGAGGTGGAGTGTATTTCATTTGCGACTATTTTAACCTACTAACTGGAGTAACAGAAATAATAGCTGCTTTGACAGTGATTATTGTCCGATTGATAGTTGTAAAATTTCATATTCACTTGCCACAGTTACAGCCATTAGATACTAAAAAAGAATAG
- a CDS encoding isopentenyl-diphosphate delta-isomerase yields the protein MENLSNASRNYTDSDATAASRKQDHIELAFDAQVFENQLDNRFYYEPILAAHPKIETESFEFLGKQMNAPLWVSSMTGGTEWAKIINQNLAKVCGEYKLGMGLGSCRALLTDDECLPDFDVRKFIGDQPLYANLGVAQLEKLIETKQTPKIDELLKKLQADGLIIHINPLQEWLQPEGDRFEKSPLETIKKLLQTANYPIIVKEVGQGFGKESLEELLNLPLAAVDFAASGGTNFALLELKRSSQLSQSLFEPLAHIGHSAEEMVGFCNEIKSDYDNNLKGKVKYTSKSIKCNQIIISGGVKTFLDGYYLTEKINFDAIYGQASGFLKHARGSYEELQAYTEGQLNGLKVAKQFLRIR from the coding sequence TTGGAAAACTTATCTAACGCCTCAAGAAATTATACTGATTCTGATGCTACTGCAGCTTCTCGTAAACAAGACCATATCGAACTTGCATTTGATGCCCAAGTTTTCGAAAATCAATTAGATAATCGTTTTTATTATGAGCCTATTTTGGCAGCACATCCAAAAATAGAAACAGAAAGTTTTGAGTTTTTAGGAAAGCAAATGAATGCGCCTTTGTGGGTTTCTAGTATGACAGGAGGAACAGAATGGGCAAAAATAATTAATCAGAACTTGGCGAAAGTATGTGGAGAATATAAACTTGGAATGGGTTTGGGGTCATGTAGAGCCTTGCTTACTGATGATGAATGTTTGCCTGATTTTGATGTGAGAAAGTTTATTGGTGACCAACCTTTGTATGCAAATCTGGGAGTTGCTCAGCTAGAAAAACTCATTGAAACAAAACAAACTCCAAAAATAGATGAGCTTTTAAAAAAACTACAAGCTGATGGACTAATTATTCATATAAATCCTTTACAAGAATGGCTACAACCAGAAGGTGATAGATTTGAAAAATCTCCTTTAGAAACAATTAAAAAATTGTTACAGACTGCAAATTATCCAATTATTGTAAAAGAAGTAGGACAAGGATTTGGAAAAGAGAGCTTAGAAGAATTATTAAACTTACCTCTTGCAGCCGTAGATTTTGCAGCTAGTGGAGGAACAAATTTTGCTCTCTTAGAACTCAAACGAAGTAGTCAGCTTTCACAAAGTCTTTTTGAACCTCTTGCTCATATCGGACACAGCGCAGAAGAAATGGTTGGTTTTTGTAATGAAATTAAGTCTGATTATGATAATAATCTGAAAGGCAAAGTAAAATATACTAGTAAATCCATAAAATGTAATCAAATTATTATTTCTGGAGGAGTAAAAACATTTTTGGATGGATATTATCTGACAGAGAAAATAAATTTTGATGCAATTTATGGACAAGCATCAGGATTTTTGAAGCACGCTAGAGGAAGTTATGAAGAATTGCAAGCCTATACAGAAGGACAGTTAAACGGGTTAAAAGTAGCAAAACAATTTTTGAGAATTAGATAA